In Aliiglaciecola sp. LCG003, a genomic segment contains:
- the mioC gene encoding FMN-binding protein MioC, with translation MANFDIIVGTVLGASEYVADALQETLEKHGHSATIWLEPNLEDLSKQSTWLICTSTHGAGDLPDNIQPFEKQLKGQDLSEVNFLVVGLGDSSYDTYCNGAIQMQDSLEQANATMLHKPIHIDVLHHPIPEDAAVVWLEDLLQRQNENV, from the coding sequence ATGGCGAATTTTGACATCATTGTAGGAACAGTATTGGGTGCCAGTGAATACGTTGCCGATGCACTGCAAGAAACATTAGAAAAGCATGGCCATAGCGCAACTATTTGGCTGGAGCCTAATCTAGAAGATTTATCTAAGCAATCCACTTGGCTCATATGTACCTCTACCCATGGCGCTGGAGACTTACCGGATAATATTCAACCTTTTGAAAAACAACTAAAAGGTCAAGATCTAAGTGAGGTTAACTTTTTAGTGGTAGGCTTAGGTGATAGCAGCTACGACACTTACTGTAACGGTGCCATACAAATGCAAGATAGCCTAGAACAAGCAAACGCCACTATGTTGCATAAACCTATTCATATTGATGTGTTACACCATCCCATACCGGAAGACGCAGCAGTAGTATGGCTAGAGGACTTGTTGCAACGCCAAAATGAAAATGTGTAG
- a CDS encoding DUF4097 family beta strand repeat-containing protein, which translates to MFTQSRLLIYKLIILVVFFATFSASAEVINRTFEVDKGGELYLRTDMGRLVIETHNSNEVLLEVELKGEDADKFELSHDVNGDRIEIIGKIERKKNWGWNRDLKIEFRVTVPREFNLDMHTSGGSIHIEDLIGNIDAHTSGGSISVGKVTGDVVLKTSGGSIETESIYGELNAHTSGGSIRTTISKQPSKDAELTTSGGSIKAYLIENIQIDIDASTSGGRVRTDFDVDGKVKKQSIRGEINGGGPKLELHTSGGSVSIKKL; encoded by the coding sequence ATGTTCACACAGTCTCGTTTATTAATATATAAGCTCATAATATTAGTCGTCTTTTTCGCCACCTTTAGTGCGTCGGCTGAGGTTATCAATCGAACCTTTGAAGTGGATAAAGGTGGGGAGTTATACTTGCGCACTGATATGGGTCGATTAGTTATCGAGACCCATAACAGCAATGAAGTGTTATTAGAGGTAGAACTCAAAGGCGAAGACGCCGATAAGTTTGAATTGAGTCACGATGTTAATGGCGACCGGATTGAGATAATCGGTAAAATAGAACGCAAAAAAAATTGGGGTTGGAATCGAGATTTAAAAATCGAATTTCGAGTCACGGTTCCACGTGAATTCAATCTAGATATGCATACCTCTGGTGGTTCTATTCATATTGAAGATTTAATCGGAAATATTGATGCTCATACCTCAGGTGGTTCAATTTCAGTGGGTAAAGTTACTGGTGATGTTGTATTGAAAACATCTGGTGGTTCGATTGAAACTGAATCGATTTATGGCGAGTTAAATGCGCATACCTCTGGTGGCAGTATACGAACCACTATTTCTAAGCAACCTAGCAAAGATGCTGAGCTGACTACCTCAGGCGGATCAATAAAAGCTTATCTGATTGAAAATATACAAATTGATATTGATGCGTCAACAAGCGGTGGACGAGTACGCACAGATTTTGACGTGGATGGTAAAGTTAAGAAACAATCTATTCGTGGTGAAATTAACGGTGGTGGTCCTAAATTAGAATTACACACCAGCGGTGGTAGTGTATCGATTAAAAAGTTATAA
- a CDS encoding DnaT-like ssDNA-binding domain-containing protein, whose product MNSTEHAALTQPLSNEARVLYFLGLRPIADQQTGITAPLNYKQLIELLNGGDKQFTLGRQINSLIKELVACQLVELDPQSSLDKSFNGQPLHLPLLNNKQDDYPTLHLQWTPMKMGWQPHQSLFDDLAALVGIIDREYSQTELGEFIAYWMGRPEMQFSQFQWTQKFVFQLKQRRVASGSKNVQKVGTQWVAPKAGVEADDNAKQLVAKYSKKHNNNS is encoded by the coding sequence GTGAATTCAACTGAACACGCTGCCCTGACCCAACCTTTGAGCAATGAAGCCCGAGTCTTATATTTTCTGGGGCTTAGGCCTATAGCTGATCAACAAACCGGTATCACCGCACCACTTAATTATAAGCAATTAATTGAGTTGCTAAATGGAGGGGATAAACAATTCACCCTTGGTCGACAGATTAATAGCCTAATAAAAGAGTTAGTTGCCTGCCAACTGGTAGAGCTCGACCCACAATCTTCATTAGACAAAAGCTTTAATGGTCAGCCACTGCATCTGCCCTTGCTCAACAATAAGCAAGACGACTACCCCACTCTTCATCTACAATGGACACCGATGAAAATGGGATGGCAACCTCATCAAAGCCTATTTGATGATTTAGCTGCTTTAGTGGGTATCATCGATCGGGAATATAGTCAGACTGAGCTAGGTGAATTTATTGCCTATTGGATGGGCCGACCGGAAATGCAGTTTAGCCAATTTCAGTGGACTCAAAAATTTGTATTTCAGCTCAAACAACGACGTGTCGCCAGCGGCAGTAAAAATGTGCAAAAAGTCGGAACCCAATGGGTGGCGCCTAAAGCTGGTGTGGAAGCAGACGACAATGCCAAGCAATTGGTAGCCAAATATAGTAAAAAGCACAACAATAACAGTTAG
- a CDS encoding DnaA/Hda family protein, which translates to MDSIKNKIEQLAKALGKSHIPDTYTEYKEVRVEYERLANQDVRKLQLENKLKRIQEIHGRSDLNPKWTFNTLVEDSEDVIEAVSIAQSFIAAHDDPNWRKSGSHMMIFYGDYGRGKSHIAGAIAHQLIEQYEISVLYRQLSSLLEMRFFSYDYNATDNVAEQFREIQRELLEVDLLILDEVCVNETMLKKNTQSWLGNLLRQRLVNHKNCIMITNHNLAELETALGRYCFESMKEYDTYKVKFSGPSRRKEITPQAAEPMNVSGYQPNQVK; encoded by the coding sequence GTGGATAGCATCAAAAATAAAATCGAGCAGCTTGCAAAAGCGCTAGGAAAATCACATATTCCAGATACTTACACCGAATATAAAGAGGTGCGGGTTGAATATGAACGTTTGGCCAATCAGGATGTTCGCAAACTGCAGTTAGAAAATAAGCTAAAGCGTATTCAAGAGATCCACGGTCGCTCCGATCTAAATCCAAAATGGACCTTTAATACCTTGGTTGAAGACAGTGAAGACGTGATTGAAGCTGTCAGCATTGCCCAATCCTTTATTGCCGCTCACGATGATCCAAACTGGCGTAAAAGTGGCTCTCATATGATGATTTTTTATGGCGATTATGGCCGCGGAAAATCTCATATTGCCGGTGCTATTGCCCATCAACTGATTGAACAATACGAAATATCGGTGTTATACCGCCAGTTATCTAGCTTATTAGAAATGCGTTTTTTCTCTTATGATTACAACGCCACTGATAACGTGGCAGAACAATTTAGGGAAATACAACGAGAATTACTCGAAGTGGACTTATTGATTTTAGATGAGGTATGCGTGAATGAGACTATGCTTAAGAAGAATACCCAAAGCTGGTTAGGTAATTTATTAAGACAACGTTTGGTCAATCATAAAAATTGCATAATGATCACCAATCACAATCTTGCCGAACTAGAAACCGCATTAGGTCGCTACTGTTTTGAGTCTATGAAAGAATATGACACATACAAAGTTAAATTCTCCGGCCCGAGTCGCCGTAAAGAAATCACCCCCCAAGCGGCCGAGCCGATGAACGTTTCAGGTTATCAGCCCAATCAAGTTAAATAG
- a CDS encoding hydroxymethylglutaryl-CoA reductase has product MPKIPRDKINDYTLHMAKARRDFLTQHNNSRWDHVGHFSIQPDTLPGNIENFTGVAQVPIGLAGPMLIDGIDAKGEFYVPMATTEGTLVASYNRGMRLTREAGGIKTTVIDDAMQRAPIFTFNDARSALAFGEWVERNFEQIKQQAQMTTSVGKLRDIQQFAASKMRWLRFNFTCGDAAGQNMVSKATRHACQWILDQDIPGLEHFALAANLDTDKKHSFMNALHTRGKKVVAEVVIPAKLLSSLMHCTPQDLYKQRQYSNMGAFMAGSVSNGAHFANGITALFIACGQDVANVAESSAGYTFSEITPEGDYYFSVTIPSLVVATYGGGTGLATQRECLDGLECYGQGKVKKFAEIVAATVLCGELSLASAIVADEWVSSHDQFGRNRP; this is encoded by the coding sequence ATGCCTAAAATTCCACGAGATAAAATCAATGACTATACGTTACATATGGCTAAAGCCCGCCGCGATTTCTTAACTCAACACAACAATAGTCGTTGGGATCATGTCGGGCATTTTTCAATTCAGCCTGATACCTTGCCTGGCAACATAGAAAATTTCACTGGAGTGGCTCAAGTACCAATTGGACTGGCCGGCCCTATGTTAATAGATGGCATTGATGCTAAAGGCGAGTTCTATGTACCTATGGCCACAACCGAAGGGACTTTGGTTGCAAGTTACAATCGCGGTATGCGTTTAACCCGTGAAGCTGGGGGAATCAAAACCACGGTTATTGATGATGCTATGCAACGAGCGCCGATTTTTACCTTCAATGATGCCCGTTCAGCTTTAGCATTTGGAGAGTGGGTTGAGCGCAATTTTGAACAGATAAAACAACAAGCTCAGATGACCACTTCGGTGGGTAAGCTTCGCGATATTCAACAATTTGCAGCCTCAAAAATGCGTTGGCTCAGATTCAATTTTACCTGTGGTGATGCAGCAGGTCAGAATATGGTTAGTAAAGCCACGCGGCATGCGTGCCAATGGATACTGGATCAAGATATCCCTGGGCTAGAGCATTTTGCGTTGGCGGCTAATTTGGATACCGACAAAAAACATTCCTTTATGAATGCACTACATACTCGCGGAAAGAAAGTTGTTGCTGAGGTTGTGATACCAGCTAAATTGCTTTCATCGTTAATGCATTGCACGCCGCAAGATTTGTATAAACAACGTCAATATTCGAATATGGGAGCGTTTATGGCGGGCAGTGTAAGTAACGGTGCTCATTTCGCTAATGGAATAACGGCGTTATTTATTGCCTGCGGTCAAGATGTAGCGAATGTTGCTGAATCCTCAGCCGGTTATACCTTTAGTGAAATCACTCCTGAAGGTGATTATTATTTTTCGGTCACTATTCCCTCATTAGTAGTAGCAACTTATGGTGGTGGAACTGGTCTAGCAACACAGCGGGAGTGTTTGGATGGCTTGGAGTGCTACGGACAGGGTAAGGTAAAAAAGTTTGCTGAGATTGTAGCCGCGACTGTCTTATGCGGCGAGCTTTCCCTCGCATCAGCCATCGTTGCTGATGAATGGGTGTCTAGTCATGATCAGTTTGGTCGTAATCGCCCGTAA